The following proteins are co-located in the Trichormus variabilis 0441 genome:
- a CDS encoding HNH endonuclease: MSVELYKQVKQKRQHPNLPVYQWKRQPLEQWKITRHSIYSRDEGLCQSPDNRPPKVNGLCQRTVSLKTAHIDHIRPLSSGGSNHASNLRTLCPVCHALRLDRKHDGMRNKLVKKGLIPVNWKQFVWDG, from the coding sequence ATGTCTGTTGAACTTTACAAACAAGTCAAACAAAAACGCCAACATCCAAACCTGCCTGTTTACCAATGGAAGCGTCAACCCCTTGAACAATGGAAAATCACTCGGCATTCTATCTACAGCAGAGACGAGGGATTGTGTCAAAGCCCAGATAACCGACCACCAAAAGTCAATGGATTATGTCAAAGAACAGTCAGTTTAAAAACTGCCCATATCGACCACATTCGCCCTTTGTCATCTGGTGGCAGTAACCATGCGTCCAACTTGAGAACTCTTTGCCCCGTCTGCCATGCGCTTCGGCTTGACCGCAAGCATGATGGTATGAGAAATAAGCTGGTCAAGAAAGGTTTAATCCCTGTCAACTGGAAACAGTTTGTTTGGGATGGTTAA